The Fusarium keratoplasticum isolate Fu6.1 chromosome 8, whole genome shotgun sequence genome includes a region encoding these proteins:
- a CDS encoding Anaphase-promoting complex subunit 4 has translation MAQENQLALFSETEYQDRVPNEYPVSCPTLDLSATWDAAGRNLLVYRPPSQVVSKIHQVGAPGEKAPEAQAVTWRSDGQFLAVGWSDGFVRLMGLENNKAAHHIKVGEGPGNKITHIGWSSNSITDKSSSAVSRALKNGLGKDQLFGEDGLPQDLPRELTFLEIDTALPKLSPLPSGSAGAGEDAMVFTLRSGIDFLFRSPKPEEYDKVNIMIIGSSDGKLQLSIYDSFIVGSFLCPTLGPSPNPQLVLHTSHPQVSTQALLLAEKPIDAEEVHLVPMDLPFISSSPINLSLLASKLTTVQKLLRYLKQTQLHLQVEWKNTRELPTRFLRSIEGDLENLETGPRSIVPALYHLAMTGHAYEPVREWLVESLAERGHKRWDKAVMSGLENLRSLIHENFLPALDRCGIILSRLRGLAQFHDARDDIGFSATQISRLMDVIGSLNLIGHKILIYVMDELDSFKTFSTWLRFQIDRLASSSSVSEELTEKEATMDTEKVLAYIQNYLTDSSLKVFFDEIQPEDYEADWSHIEDVPSLLDVLDKQLAKMERGEPSMKALTHVEFLVAFATTWANRIFDGIAEAKRRSVRFGKPIKLSVGHPISQMDMRMCKTKTRGVRIMTALTSKETRSQVHIFCAGIDIINGISTNQSPTSCCIDLGSRTLVDFKFLNDETLVILCNDQDNKHHVLCVPVQPDKLPYSEYDAGNQTETSRVSADDLTTYSFPENSVLKPLRMEAFDRNEARGEMPARICLLESNRTVLKTFSLPSSSA, from the exons ATGGCTCAAGAAAACCAGCTCGCGCTGTTTAGCGAGACCGAGTATCAAGACAGGGTGCCCAACGAATACCCCGTGAGCTGCCCGACCCTTGATCTCTCGGCGACTTGGGATGCGGCAGGTAGGAATCTCCTTGTTTACAGGCCGCCCAGCCAGGTTGTGTCCAAGATCCACCAGGTTGGCGCGCCTGGTGAGAAAGCCCCAGAGGCGCAGGCCGTAACCTGGAGATCTGATG GTCAGTTCCTTGCAGTTGGATGGAGCGATGGTTTTGTGCGGTTGATGGGCTTGGAGAACAACAAGGCTGCCCACCACATCAAAGTGGGTGAAGGACCAGGAAACAAGATCACTCACATTGGCTGGTCCAGCAACAGCATCACCGACAAGAGCTCCAGCGCGGTATCTCGAGCTCTCAAGAATGGCTTGGGAAAAGACCAGTTGTTTGGCGAAGACGGGCTCCCGCAAGACCTGCCACGGGAGCTGACCTTTTTGGAGATCGATACAGCTTTGCCCAAGCTCAGCCCTCTGCCAAGCGGGAGCGCTGGGGCAGG CGAGGACGCCATGGTCTTCACTTTGCGATCAGGCATAGACTTCCTCTTCCGAAGCCCGAAGCCAGAGGAATatgacaaggtcaacatcATGATCATCGGGAGCAGCGATGGGAAACTTCAACTCAGCATTTACGACTCCTTCATCGTCGGTAGCTTTCTGTGCCCAACCCTTGGCCCTTCGCCAAACCCGCAGCTGGTCCTCCATACCTCACATCCACAGGTTTCGACTCAGGCTTTACTCCTCGCAGAGAAGCCGATCGATGCAGAAGAAGTGCACCTGGTTCCGATGGATTTGcccttcatctcatcttcgCCCATAAATCTCTCGCTTCTGGCATCCAAGTTGACAACCGTGCAAAAGCTGTTGAGATATCTCAAGCAAACACAACTTCACCTGCAAGTCGAATGGAAGAATACGCGAGAGCTTCCAACAAGGTTCTTGAGAAGCATTGAAGGcgacctcgagaacctcgagaCTGGCCCCCGAAGTATTGTCCCAGCTCTATATCACTTGGCCATGACGGGACACGCATATGAGCCTGTCCGTGAATGGCTGGTTGAGAGTCTCGCAGAGCGG GGCCACAAACGCTGGGACAAGGCAGTGATGTCAGGTCTAGAAAACCTTCGAAGCCTCATACATGAGAACTTCCTACCTGCCCTAGACCGCTGCGGGATCATCCTCAGCAGATTGCGAGGCCTGGCCCAGTTTCACGACGCCCGAGACGATATCGGCTTTTCAGCAACGCAAATCAGCCGTTTAATGGACGTCATCGGCAGTCTTAACTTGATAGGCCACAAGATTTTAATCTACGTCATGGACGAActcgacagcttcaagacGTTCTCGACGTGGCTTCGCTTCCAGATCGACCGCCTCGCTTCGTCCAGCTCAGTAAGCGAGGAGCTcacggagaaggaggcgaCTATGGATACAGAAAAGGTCCTCGCGTATATTCAAAATTACCTAACGGATAGTTCTCTGAAGGTCTTCTTTGATGAGATACAGCCAGAGGACTACGAAGCAGATTGGTCTCATATAGAGGATGTGCCAAGCCTACTTGACGTTCTAGACAAGCAACTGGCGAAAAtggagagaggagagccCAGCATGAAGGCCTTGACACATGTTGAGTTCCTTGTTGCGTTTGCAACGACGTGGGCAAACCGCATCTTCGATGGTATTGCGGAAGCAAAAAGGCGAAGCGTTCGGTTCGGCAAGCCCATCAAACTATCAGTCGGCCATCCCATCTCACAGATGGACATGAGGATGTGCAAGACAAAGACTCGG GGTGTGAGAATCATGACAGCCTTGACGTCCAAGGAGACAAGGAGTCAGG TTCACATCTTCTGCGCTGGAATCGACATTATCAACGGCATCAGCACCAACCAGTCCCCAACGAGTTGCTGCATTGATCTCGGTTCTCGTACTTTGGTCGATTTCAAATTCCTCAACGATGAGACTCTTGTCATTCTTTGCAATGACCAAG ACAATAAGCACCATGTTCTATGCGTGCCTGTCCAGCCAGACAAGCTTCCGTACAGCGAATATGATGCCGGGAATCAGACTGAGACCTCTCGTGTGTCGGCCGATGACCTCACGACGTATTCATTCCCTGAAAACTCAGTGCTCAAGCCACTACGCATGGAGGCATTTGACAGGAACGAGGCGAGGGGAGAAATGCCAGCGAGGATTTGCTTGCTAGAGAGCAATCGAACCGTGCTCAAGACCTTTTCACTTCCCAGCTCTTCAGCTTGA
- a CDS encoding 2EXR domain-containing protein: protein MSFNTTFPPSQPADAFHYFCRLPTELRLKIWNYNLPQTRLVPVRCGSSWPGCSDSLSWTGCTSPAPIPANLHACAESRAEALKHYQLEFGFARGPGQVFFNPQYDILYFGPRDGYMAADSQFQTCMSMCDPAELAAVRRLAINDALFWIDTTYRSMTAASLTVELLRRIQARMPGLEEIIFVPRAEESPDSASYVEPTMVYVRMARQIQTALATLCEQTPGWKPPCWRILPLSAFPQPYQTIGAA from the exons ATGTCTTTCAATACAACgtttcctccatctcaaccGGCCGACGCCTTT CATTATTTCTGCAGGCTTCCCACAGAACTCCGACTCAAGATTTGGAACTACAATCTCCCCCAGACACGTCTCGTCCCTGTAAGATGCGGATCTTCATGGCCCGGCTGCTCAGATTCGCTCTCATGGACAGGGTGCACATCGCCCGCGCCCATCCCCGCCAACCTCCACGCTTGCGCCGAGTCTCGCGCCGAGGCCCTGAAGCACTACCAGCTTGAGTTTGGCTTTGCTCGCGGTCCCGGTCAGGTCTTTTTCAACCCTCAATACGATATTCTCTACTTTGGTCCTCGCGATGGCTACATGGCCGCCGACTCTCAGTTCCAGACTTGCATGTCAATGTGCGACCCTGCTGAGCTCGCCGCCGTCCGTCGcctcgccatcaacgacgCCCTCTTCTGGATTGACACTACATACCGCTCCATGACTGCTGCCAGTCTCACCGTCGAGTTGCTCCGTCGCATCCAGGCCCGTATGCCCGGTCTCGAGGAGATAATATTCGTGCCCCGCGCCGAGGAGTCTCCCGATTCTGCCTCATATGTCGAGCCTACCATGGTTTACGTTCGCATGGCCCGCCAGATTCAGACTGCGCTCGCGACGCTCTGCGAACAAACTCCTGGCTGGAAGCCGCCTTGCTGGAGGATTCTGCCGCTGAGCGCGTTCCCGCAACCTTACCAGACCATTGGCGCGGCCTGA
- a CDS encoding Coatomer subunit delta: MVVLAASICTRGGKAVLSRQFREMPRSRIEALLASFPKLADSGTQHTTVEQDNVRFVYQPLDELYMVLITNRQSNILQDIDSLHLFAQVVTSTCKSLDEREIVKNAYELLSAFDELVTLGYRENLTISQIKTFLDMESHEERIQEIIARNKELEATEERKRKAKQLEMQRKDAARSGRSGGMGGGGGMPRTPVYPSYTSTSQSSAANTYDSYEAEKNKSFSKPLAPKAKGMQLGKKSKTTDMFERVRGDMGGEIDDSPLVTPAPAHHVETPEPRISSTLDRDAIHVTISEAITAKLSREGAVNSLSISGDLTLRISDPSLTKIKLALHAVPSHGAQFRTHPNVDRNLFNGSKVIQMSNTARGFPVNNAVGVLRWRASPKVDDASACPITFTVWINKEAHKYNMTVEYELTGSDALTDVSVIIPYSGSEPNVSSFDATYDVSGDAVEWTIGNVDEENPSGSFEFEAESSDENDFFPMTVRFNKSSPFIDVDVTTASLLEEDEEVTFSKEVKCHADNFLIE, from the exons ATG GTCGTCCTCGCGGCTTCGATTTGCACCCGCGGAGGGAAAGCTGTCCTCTCTCGACAGTTCCGAGAGATGCCACGATCGCGCATAGAAGCCCTCCTCGCCTCGTTCCCCAAGCTCGCCGACAGCGGCACCCAGCACACCACCGTCGAGCAGGACAATGTCCGCTTCGTCTACCAACCCCTCGACGAGCTTTACATGGtgctcatcaccaaccgtCAGTCCAACATCCTCCAGGACATCGACTCCCTTCATCTGTTCGCCCAGGTCGTCACCAGCACATGCAAGAGTCTCGATGAGCGGGAAATCGTCAAGAATGCCTACGAGCTCCTCAGCGCCTTTGACGAACTCGTCACCCTGGGATACCGCGAGAATTTGACCATTAGCCAGATCAAGACCTTCCTTGATATGGAGAGTCATGAGGAGCGGATCCAGGAGATCATTGCACGG AACAAGGAATTGGAAGCCACCGAGGAGCGGAAACGAAAGGCGAAGCAACTCGAGATGCAGCGCAAGGATGCTGCTCGCAGCGGTCGCAGCGGTGGCAtgggcggtggtggtggcatgCCTCGAACTCCCGTCTACCCCTCGTACACCTCTACTTCGCAATCGAGCGCTGCCAATACCTACGACTCAtacgaggctgagaagaacAAATCGTTCAGCAA GCCCCTCGCCCCCAAGGCTAAGGGTATGCAGTTGGGCAAGAAGTCCAAGACGACCGATATGTTCGAGCGAGTACGAGGCGATATGGGCGGCGAAATTGACGATTCGCCCCTTGTTACACCGGCGCCCGCACACCACGTTGAGACCCCCGAGCCTCGCATCTCGTCGACGCTTGATCGTGATGCTATCCACGTCACCATCTCGGAGGCCATCACAGCCAAGTTGTCTCGTGAAGGTGCCGTCAACTCGCTATCCATCAGCGGTGACCTTACTCTTCGAATCTCGGATCCTAGCTTGACGAAGATCAAGCTTGCTCTCCACGCTGTTCCATCACACGGAGCCCAGTTCCGCACCCACCCTAACGTCGACCGAAATCTGTTCAATGGCTCTAAGGTCATCCAGATGAGCAACACTGCCAGGGGCTTCCCCGTCAACAACGCCGTCGGTGTCCTGCGATGGAGGGCTTCCCCCAAGGTGGACGACGCCAGTGCCTGCCCCATCACCTTCACCGTCTGGATTAACAAGGAGGCACACAAGTACAACATGACGGTCGAGTACGAGCTGACGGGCAGTGATGCTCTGACTGATGTCAGCGTGATTATCCCCTACTCTGGAAGCGAGCCCAACGTCTCCAGCTTCGATGCCACATATGATGTCTCGGGTGATGCTGTCGAGTGGACAATTGGCAatgtggatgaggagaacCCCAGCGGATCGTTCGAGTTTGAGGCAGAGTCCAGCGACGAGAACGACTTCTTCCCCATGACAGTGCGGTTCAACAAGTCTTCGCCATTCATTGATGTTGAT GTGACTACCGCATCCcttctggaagaggatgaggaggtgaCGTTCTCCAAGGAGGTCAAGTGTCACGCAGACAACTTTTTGATTGAGTAG
- a CDS encoding Phenylalanine--tRNA ligase has product MPTISVDKYKLYEALGQKFTTEEFEDLCFEFGIELDEDTENDDRPIVNGEQEPPQLKIEIPANRYDMLCFEGIALNLNIFRGRIEAPNYRLVEPPSGKLESITVLPEVEQVRPYVSGAILRNVKFDKDRYESFIALQDKLHQNLARNRTLVSIGTHDYDTLQGPFTYEALPPKDIKFIPLNQTKEMDSAELMTFYENDKHLGRFLHIIRDSPVYPVIYDSNRIVGSLPPIINGDHSKITLDTTNVFMEITATDLTKLEIVTDIMVTMFSTYCAEPFTIEPVQIISEHNNLTRVTPTLKPRVAEVEIDYLNSCTGLSESPESLCKLLSKMAYICTPSTKDSNILEVAIPPTRADVLHQCDVMEDLAVCYGYNNLPRTAPTRSATVGAPLMVNKLSDIIRTEAAMAGWSEVMPLILCSHDENFAWLNRKDDGNTVVRLANPKTAEYQVVRSTLLPGLLKTIRENKGHSVPMKIFEVSDVVFKDESQERKARNERHFAAAWYGRTSGFEVVHGLLDRVLLMLRTAFITHEEGLAGKSVDFDVKENPTRPDGYWIEELDDATFFAGHAASVYLRLGGKERRIGEFGILHPTVLEKFDLRYPVSTLEINLEVFL; this is encoded by the exons ATGCCTACCATTTCCGTCGACAAGTACAAGCTTTACGAAGCCCTCGGTCAAAA ATTCACGACCGAGGAATTCGAGGATCTCTGCTTCGAATTCGGCATCGAGCTAGACGAGGATACCGAGAATGACGACCGTCCCATCGTCAACGGCGAGCAGGAGCCCCCGCAGCTCAAGATCGAGATTCCCGCCAACCGATATGATATGCTCTGCTTTGAGGGCATTGCCCTGAACCTCAACATCTTCCGTGGCCGTATCGAGGCTCCCAACTACCGTCTCGTTGAGCCCCCGAGTGGAAAGCTAGAGAGCATTACCGTCCTGCCCGAAGTCGAGCAAGTCCGGCCGTACGTTTCTGGCGCCATCCTCCGCAATGTCAAGTTCGACAAGGACCGCTACGAGTCTTTCATCGCCCTACAAGACAAGCTTCACCAGAACCTCGCCCGCAACCGAACCCTCGTCTCGATTGGTACTCATGACTATGACACACTCCAGGGCCCCTTCACATACGAGGCTCTCCCTCCCAAGGACATCAAGTTCATCCCCCTCAACCagaccaaggagatggaCTCTGCCGAGTTGATGACCTTCTACGAGAACGACAAGCACTTGGGTCGCTTCCTCCACATCATCCGCGACTCTCCCGTCTACCCTGTCATCTACGACTCCAACCGCATTGTCGGCTCCCTTCCTCCCATTATCAACGGCGACCACTCCAAGATCACCCTCGACACCACCAACGTCTTCATGGAGATCACTGCCACCGACCTTACCAAGCTCGAGATCGTCACCGACATCATGGTCACCATGTTCTCCACGTATTGCGCCGAGCCCTTCACCATTGAGCCCGTCCAAATCATCTCCGAGCACAACAACCTCACCCGCGTGACCCCTACTCTCAAGCCGCGAGTCGCTGAGGTCGAGATCGACTACCTCAACAGCTGCACTGGCCTTAGCGAATCTCCCGAGAGCCTGTGCAAGctcctctccaagatggcctACATCTGCACACCCTCCACCAAAGACTCCAACATTCTCGAGGTTGCTATCCCCCCTACCCGAGCTGATGTCCTTCACCAATGCGACGTCATGGAGGATCTCGCCGTGTGCTACGGCTACAACAACCTTCCCCGTACTGCCCCTACCCGGAGTGCCACTGTTGGCGCTCCCCTGATGGTCAACAAGCTCAGCGACATTATCCGCACCGaggccgccatggccggctGGAGCGAAGTCATGCCCCTGATTCTGTGCAGCCACGACGAGAACTTCGCTTGGCTCAACCGAAAGGATGACGGAAACACCGTCGTCCGTCTCGCCAACCCCAAGACTGCCGAGTACCAGGTCGTGCGGTCAACACTTCTTCCCGGTCTTCTCAAGACCATCCGTGAGAACAAGGGCCACAGCGTGCCTATGAAGATCTTTGAGGTTTCTGATGTCGTCTTCAAGGACGAGTCCCAGGAGCGCAAGGCCCGCAACGAGCGACACTTTGCCGCTGCCTGGTACGGCCGGACGAGCGGTTTCGAGGTCGTCCACGGCCTCCTCGATCGTGTGCTGCTCATGCTCCGCACAGCTTTCATCACCCATGAGGAGGGTCTGGCTGGCAAGAGTGTCGACTTTGATGTGAAGGAGAACCCTACCAGGCCTGACGGTTACTGgatcgaggagctcgacgaTGCTACCTTCTTCGCTGGTCATGCTGCTTCCGTGTACCTTCGTCTCGGCGGAAAGGAGAGGCGTATCGGAGAGTTCGGCATCTTGCACCCTACCGTACTGGAGAAGTTTGATTTGAG ATACCCCGTCAGCACTCTCGAgatcaacctcgaggtctTCTTGTAA
- a CDS encoding Myotubularin phosphatase domain-containing protein, with translation MEARKIIEGVQGIYGGQMTHGTLRLTDFHLVFCAPIDQSQAADPAAPSSQKPSGGHPKVRERWITYPMLCYCALRPVPPGSRQAPSIRIRCRDFTFVTFNFTDSNVARDTFEFIKTRTCKLGTVEKLYAFSHKPLRNERDINGWSFYDPKAEFRRQGISEKLPDRGWRITHINKDYTFCDTYPALLVVPSNISDNVLKYAREFRSRNRIPALSYIHPINNCTITRSSQPLSGITRKTNVQDEKLVAASFSAWMPGGSGDSTPLSSQADVSIGGSSLNPELSETERYEDELISKSAAVFDSNGKRQVYGAQQYNLIVDARPTINAMVNQVQGMGSENMDKYKSAQKIFLSIENIHVMRNSLNKVVDALKDADISPLPPNRELLHQSGWLRHIHNVLDGSAIITRQIGINHSNVLIHCSDGWDRTSQLSALAQIMLDPYYRTIEGFIVLVEKDWLSFGHMFRLRSGHLNHEDWFTVQKDAFAGAKVQPGENDGRADAFQNVLSGAKRFFNQNKEDPDLAAVSETASGKIVDDEATTPKMVSPVFHQFLDCTYQLIRQNKTRFEFNERFLRRLLYHLYSCQYGTFLFNSEKQRHDARAAERTSSVWDYFLCRKPEFTNPDYDPTVDDHIKGKERIILPRLKEIRWWHQVFGRTEDEMNGALNAAAAAETDRQTAISNLQYPSVIQAEEDPRTSTSSSKSISGPPSVLTGVETAHEALTPQARRSPIQRSASAEPSANAFATIRDGIAGLNLGKGMLAQLTHASDPSPSSTAPAPTRSDQELREMT, from the exons atggaggctcGAAAG ATCATCGAAGGCGTGCAGGGCATCTACGGCGGCCAGATGACCCACGGCACTTTGCGCCTGACCGACTTCCACCTTGTCTTCTGTGCACCTATCGACCAGTCTCAGGCTGCCGACCCTGCAGCTCCCTCATCACAAAAGCCTTCTGGGGGCCATCCCAAGGTTCGAGAGCGATGGATTACGTACCCGATGCTCTGCTACTGCGCCCTCCGGCCCGTTCCTCCTGGGTCTCGGCAAGCCCCATCGATCCGCATTCGATGCCGCGACTTCACATTCGTAACCTTCAACTTTACCGACAGCAACGTCGCACGCGATACGTTTGAGTTCATCAAAACTCGAACCTGCAAGCTCGGGACGGTAGAGAAGCTTTACGCTTTTAGTCATAAGCCACTGAGGAATGAGCGGGACATTAACGGCTGGTCATTCTACGATCCCAAGGCGGAGTTCCGACGGCAGGGGATCAGCGAGAAGCTACCCGACAGGGGCTGGAGAATCACGCATATCAACAAGGACTACACTTTTTGCGACACTTATCCTGCACTCTTGGTTGTTCCATCCAACATCTCGGATAACGTACTCAAATATGCTAGGGAGTTCCGCTCCAGGAACCGTATACCGGCTCTATCATATATTCACCCCATCAACAACTGCACCATTACTCGAAGCTCGCAACCTCTCTCAGGAATCACCAGGAAAACGAATGTTCAAGATGAGAAATTGGTGGCGGCATCCTTCTCTGCTTGGATGCCTGGTGGCTCTGGGGATTCTACACCTTTGTCGAGCCAGGCCGATGTATCCATCGGAGGCTCCTCACTGAACCCAGAGCTCTCGGAGACAGAGCGTTATGAGGACGAGCTCATCTCCAAATCAGCAGCGGTGTTTGACTCCAACGGGAAGCGTCAAGTGTATGGTGCCCAGCAGTACAACTTGATTGTAGATGCTCGCCCAaccatcaacgccatggtCAATCAAGTCCAGGGGATGGGCTCAGAAAACATGGACAAGTACAAGTCCGCCCAGAAGATTTTCCTTAGTATCGAGAATATTCACGTCATGCGAAATTCCCTCAACAAGGTCGTCGACGCCCTGAAGGACGCTGACATCTCACCTCTGCCACCGAACAGAGAGCTACTTCACCAGAGCGGCTGGCTACGGCACATCCACAATGTTCTGGACGGCTCAGCTATCATCACGAGACAGATCGGCATCAATCACTCCAATGTCCTCATCCATTGCTCAGATGGATGGGATCGTACAAGTCAGCTCAGCGCCCTGGCCCAAATCATGCTGGACCCTTACTACCGTACCATCGAGGGCTTTATTGTCCTTGTAGAGAAAGACTGGCTCTCATTTGGCCACATGTTTAGGCTAAGATCTGGCCACTTGAACCACGAGGACTGGTTCACGGTCCAGAAGGACGCATTTGCTGGTGCCAAGGTCCAGCCAGGAGAGAATGATGGCAGGGCTGATGCCTTCCAGAATGTTCTCAGCGGCGCAAAGCGGTTCTTCAACCAGAACAAGGAAGATCCAGACTTGGCTGCCGTTAGTGAGACGGCCTCTGGAAAGatcgtcgacgatgaagcAACGACTCCAAAGATGGTCAGCCCCGTCTTCCACCAGTTCCTCGACTGCACCTACCAGCTTATCCGCCAGAACAAGACACGTTTCGAGTTCAATGAGCGGTTCTTGCGTCGTCTCTTATATCACCTATATTCGTGCCAATACGGCACTTTCCTCTTCAACAGTGAGAAGCAGAGGCATGATGCCCGGGCTGCGGAACGGACTTCGTCGGTCTGGGACTACTTCCTTTGTCGCAAACCCGAATTCACGAATCCCGATTATGACCCCACCGTTGATGATcacatcaagggcaaggagaggATCATCTTGCCACGCCTTAAGGAGATTAGATGGTGGCATCAAGTGTTCGGTAGGACCGAAGACGAGATGAATGGCGCGCTGaatgccgctgctgctgccgaaACGGACCGCCAAACCGCCATATCAAATCTCCAGTATCCCAGCGTCatccaggccgaggaggatcccaggacctcaacctcaagctcCAAGTCGATCTCCGGGCCTCCCTCGGTGCTAACTGGGGTTGAGACAGCACACGAGGCCTTGACTCCTCAAGCACGCCGCTCACCAATACAGCGGAGCGCATCTGCTGAACCTAGCGCAAACGCCTTTGCTACCATCCGAGACGGCATCGCAGGTCTCAACCTAGGGAAAGGAATgctggctcagttaacccatgCTTCCGACCCTTCGCCATCGAGCACAGCCCCCGCGCCCACTCGTAGCGACCAGGAGCTGCGCGAGATGACATAG
- a CDS encoding GTP-binding protein: MSLSPPIQNLALSDEADDTGSSPAQLNLQRLYEQSRRGAPASSKDAQKPSTPGPNAGAAAKGKPRLLLMGQRRSGKSSISSVVFHKLPPNETLFLESTARIQKDSMASFMDFQVWDFPGQIDVFENPGFDIEAIFSEIGALIWVIDAQDDYLEAVMRLNTTILFLQRTYPNINIEVFIHKVDGLSDDYKLDIQRDITIRIQDELSDHGFENAPVTFHLTSIYNHSIFEAFSKVIQKLIPRLGTLESMLTNLCRTCRFEKAYLFDVLSKIYIATDSATADMASYEICSDYIDVIIDITEVYGTWQRSDDGRRRLEGEPWSAPIESQVGCPTAESCLVLHDGNKPIMLREVDRYLALVAIMKEDSYDSMPLVNMNVEAVVEGLTEFFDITKPRQ; this comes from the exons ATGTCTCTCAGCCCTCCCATCCAAAACCTCGCCCTCTCAGATGAAGCAGATGACACAGGAAGCAGTCCAGCCCAGCTAAATCTTCAACGTCTCTATGAACAGTCTCGCAGAGGAGCCCCGGCATCCTCCAAGGATGCACAGAAGCCCTCAACCCCCGGCCCCAATGCCGGCGCTGCCGCCAAGGGCAAGCCCCGGCTACTTCTCATGGGCCAGCGAAG GAGTGGAAAGTCGTCCATCTCGAGCGTAGTCTTTCACAAGCTGCCACCAAATGAGACCCTATTCCTCGAGTCGACGGCTCGTATCCAGAAGGATTCTATGGC ATCGTTCATGGACTTTCAGGTCTGGGACTTCCCCGGCCAGATCGACGTCTTTGAGAACCCCGGCTTTGATATCGAGGCTATCTTTAGTGAGATTGGCGCCCTCATCTGGGTCATCGACGCTCAGGACGACTACCTCGAGGCCGTGATgcgcctcaacaccaccatcctctTTCTCCAACGCACGTaccccaacatcaacatcgaaGTCTTTATCCACAAGGTCGATGGCCTCTCGGACGACTACAAGCTCGACATCCAGCGCGACATCACCATCCGTATCCAGGACGAGCTCTCGGACCACGGCTTCGAGAACGCCCCCGTCACCTTCCACCTCACCTCCATCTACAACCACTCCATCTTCGAGGCCTTCAGCAAGGTCATCCAGAAGCTTATCCCTCGCCTAGGAACCCTCGAGTCCATGCTCACTAACCTGTGCCGCACGTGCCGCTTCGAAAAGGCATACCTCTTCGACGTGCTCTCCAAGATCTACATTGCTACCGACAGCGCCACCGCCGATATGGCTAGCTACGAGATCTGCAGCGACTACATTgacgtcatcatcgacatcacAGAGGTCTACGGCACCTGGCAGCGCAGCGACGACggtcgccgccgcctcgaGGGTGAACCCTGGAGCGCCCCGATTGAGAGCCAGGTCGGCTGCCCTACCGCCGAGAGCTGCCTCGTCTTGCACGACGGCAACAAGCCCATCATGCTGCGCGAGGTCGACCGCTACCTGGCactcgtcgccatcatgaaggaggACTCGTATGACAGCATGCCCCTGGTCAACATGAACGTCGAGGCTGTGGTCGAGGGCCTGACAGAGTTCTTTGACATCACCAAGCCGCGGCAGTGA
- a CDS encoding CTP-transf-like domain-containing protein: MCKLAAEDEYDWLTVDPWEAESSTTIPTAQVLDHVDHEINEVMGGIDCDDGTKRRAKIVLLAGLDLVQTMSTPGVWEKRDLDHILGRYGLFALERRGTETEPALASLKQWRHNIHILRKHVTEDISSTKTRLLLKQDEVKRPDQQPDGDRSSPSLNDMIPNSKVRDYIYRHNLYRGSSLDDLQDR, translated from the exons ATGTGCAAGCTCGCTGCAGAGGATGAGTACGATTGGCTAACAGTCGATCCCTGGGAGGCTGAGAGTTCAACTACTATCCCAACTGCTCAAGTGCTAGATCATGTTGACCACGAGATCAACGAGGTCATGGGAGGCATCGACTGTGACGACGGAACCAAGAGACGTGCCAAAATCGTCCTCTTGGCTGGTCTCGATCTGGTTCAGACCATGTCCACGCCTGGCGTTTGGGAGAAGCGCGATCTTGACCATATTCTCGGCAGATACGGCCTTTTCGCCTTGGAGCGCCGGGGAACTGAGACCGAACCGGCTTTGGCAAGCCTCAAGCAGTGGAGACATAACATACACATCCTTCGCAAG CATGTCACCGAAGATATTAGCAGCACCAAGACCCGCTTGCTATTGAAGCAAGACGAGGTGAAGAGGCCCGATCAACAGCCGGATGGGGATCGAAGTAGCCCGAGTCTGAATGACAT GATCCCCAACAGTAAAGTCAGGGACTACATTTACAGACATAACCTATATCGCGGCTccagcctcgacgacctgcAAGATAGATAG